In Candidatus Bathyarchaeota archaeon, one genomic interval encodes:
- a CDS encoding aldehyde ferredoxin oxidoreductase family protein has product MYGYAGKILRINLSNGKVSLSPLEEVVAKRYIGGIGLGMYLLIKNSKAGVDAFSPENPLILTTGPLSGTIAPTGGNGHAFVSKSPLTGGLGESKSHGFFGTELKRAGYDAVIFEGKAEKPVYVWIDDDNVQLMDAKALWGKSPQETEDMIREDLGDYYVRVAAIGPAGEKLARVACIMNDKTRAAGRTGLGAVMGAKNLKAIAVRGTKDIAVAKPEEFLEFVKMLHERMRGPATEKYRTLGTPLNVLVHNSLGALPTRNFTNATFEGAELVSGEYLNKQFVAKIVGCSSCAMRCEHLAIVSEGPYKGTTTRVEYEPLWAFGPHCGVDRLDAIIKAMELCNLYGLDSLSTGNIIGFAMDCYEHGILSKNDTGGLELRFGNAEAMIEMVHKIGKREGLGDILAEGVKRAAEKIGKGAEKYANHIKGLEMTGYDIRGLKTAAIGYAVSFRGADHNRHGAYAIDLKGAVDRFKVEKGRSKYVIDIEDLYTIIDSLMVCKFSRGVYYKEFEDLARYYSLVTGIEMSPKEMRRAGERINNLGRLFNIREGFTRKDDHLPPKVMSTPIPDNCVSKGSYISQEELDFMLDDYYAHRGWTRDGIPTPDKLNELEMDELAYIVEGKIKK; this is encoded by the coding sequence GTGTACGGTTATGCAGGTAAAATTCTACGCATAAATCTCTCGAATGGTAAAGTTTCCTTAAGTCCATTAGAAGAGGTTGTGGCCAAGAGGTATATTGGCGGAATCGGGCTTGGAATGTATCTGCTGATTAAGAATTCAAAAGCCGGGGTGGATGCCTTCAGTCCAGAGAATCCGCTTATTCTTACAACGGGTCCGTTAAGCGGGACAATCGCTCCTACTGGGGGAAATGGGCATGCCTTCGTTTCTAAGTCTCCCCTCACAGGCGGGCTTGGCGAGTCAAAGTCTCATGGGTTCTTCGGCACAGAGTTGAAGAGAGCAGGATATGACGCTGTCATATTTGAGGGAAAAGCGGAAAAACCAGTCTATGTATGGATAGATGATGATAACGTCCAACTGATGGATGCAAAGGCATTATGGGGAAAGTCCCCGCAAGAGACAGAAGACATGATAAGAGAAGATCTGGGAGACTACTATGTTAGGGTAGCAGCGATAGGACCGGCTGGAGAAAAACTGGCACGTGTAGCATGCATCATGAATGACAAGACTAGAGCCGCAGGTCGTACAGGCCTTGGAGCAGTAATGGGCGCTAAGAATCTTAAGGCAATTGCGGTCCGCGGAACAAAAGACATAGCGGTTGCAAAGCCTGAAGAGTTCCTAGAGTTCGTTAAGATGCTTCATGAGAGAATGAGGGGGCCTGCAACTGAAAAATACCGTACACTTGGGACCCCGCTTAATGTTCTTGTGCATAACTCCCTCGGCGCTTTGCCGACAAGGAACTTCACGAATGCCACTTTTGAGGGCGCCGAGCTGGTGAGTGGAGAATACTTGAATAAACAGTTCGTTGCCAAAATCGTAGGCTGCTCATCCTGCGCCATGCGATGTGAGCACTTAGCAATAGTATCTGAAGGCCCATATAAGGGGACTACGACGCGGGTCGAGTACGAGCCGCTCTGGGCTTTTGGTCCACATTGCGGCGTGGACAGGCTTGACGCAATAATAAAAGCGATGGAGCTATGCAATCTCTATGGGTTGGACAGCCTTTCTACAGGCAACATTATAGGTTTCGCGATGGACTGTTATGAGCATGGAATCTTATCAAAGAATGATACAGGAGGTTTAGAACTTCGTTTCGGGAATGCGGAAGCCATGATTGAGATGGTGCATAAGATAGGAAAGCGTGAGGGATTAGGCGACATTTTGGCGGAGGGGGTGAAGAGGGCGGCTGAAAAGATAGGCAAGGGCGCAGAGAAATATGCCAACCATATCAAGGGGCTTGAGATGACTGGTTATGATATTAGAGGTCTAAAGACTGCGGCCATAGGCTATGCGGTTTCATTTCGGGGAGCTGATCATAACCGGCATGGTGCCTACGCAATAGATCTTAAGGGGGCTGTGGACAGGTTTAAAGTGGAGAAGGGCCGCTCAAAATACGTCATAGATATAGAGGATCTCTACACGATCATTGATTCTCTAATGGTTTGCAAATTTTCTAGGGGCGTATACTATAAGGAATTTGAAGATCTAGCACGATACTACAGTTTAGTAACGGGAATAGAAATGTCCCCTAAAGAGATGAGGAGAGCTGGTGAAAGAATAAACAATTTGGGGAGGCTCTTCAACATTAGAGAAGGATTCACACGAAAAGATGATCATCTGCCGCCAAAAGTGATGAGCACCCCGATTCCAGACAACTGTGTGTCGAAGGGCAGCTATATCTCCCAAGAGGAACTTGACTTCATGCTAGACGACTACTACGCCCACCGCGGATGGACTAGAGATGGAATTCCAACACCAGATAAGCTCAATGAACTTGAGATGGATGAGTTGGCATATATTGTTGAAGGTAAAATCAAGAAGTGA
- a CDS encoding NUDIX domain-containing protein, whose protein sequence is MNEYFYVVDENDNVIGCASREACHSGSALIHRSVYIFVLNSKNELFIQKRSMTKDLYAGYYTGSATGHVDYGEDYETAAKRELREELGIDAPLRMIGKVKSFSETEREISALFICHYDGELKYNRDEIVEGFFLSLDEIKRFIESGEKKFAYGFKVAFKELLRHIGADKT, encoded by the coding sequence ATGAATGAGTATTTCTATGTTGTCGACGAGAATGACAATGTTATTGGATGTGCGAGTAGGGAAGCGTGCCACTCGGGATCGGCTCTTATCCATAGATCCGTATACATCTTCGTGTTGAACAGTAAGAATGAGCTTTTCATTCAGAAGCGTTCTATGACAAAGGATCTTTACGCCGGTTATTACACGGGATCTGCAACTGGACACGTTGACTATGGAGAGGACTATGAGACCGCGGCTAAAAGGGAGTTGAGAGAGGAGCTTGGCATAGATGCGCCGCTGAGGATGATAGGTAAGGTTAAGAGTTTCTCTGAAACGGAGCGTGAGATCTCCGCCCTTTTCATCTGCCACTATGATGGCGAGTTAAAATACAATAGGGATGAGATTGTTGAAGGTTTCTTTCTCAGCTTAGACGAGATAAAGCGGTTTATAGAAAGTGGAGAGAAGAAATTTGCATATGGGTTTAAGGTGGCATTCAAAGAGCTGTTAAGGCATATTGGAGCCGACAAAACCTAA
- a CDS encoding 4Fe-4S dicluster domain-containing protein → MASIHARKFVSSDPEKCVGCCVCEYICSYEKEKVFNPLKSRIRVVRLDSLINMSLACRLCENAPCVTACPRDALTQSKETGIILVDEDKCNGCGWCIEACDYGAIMIHPEKRVVFTCDLCDGKPKCVEWCPEDALDIVSTDTLAQKARISAVRKLFQETTKR, encoded by the coding sequence ATGGCATCTATACATGCTAGGAAATTCGTTTCATCAGATCCTGAAAAATGTGTGGGCTGCTGTGTCTGTGAGTACATATGCTCATACGAGAAGGAAAAGGTGTTTAATCCTTTGAAGTCTAGGATAAGAGTTGTCCGCCTTGACTCGCTTATAAACATGTCCTTGGCGTGCAGGTTATGTGAGAATGCACCATGCGTTACCGCCTGCCCAAGAGACGCCTTAACTCAATCGAAGGAGACAGGTATCATTCTGGTGGATGAAGACAAGTGCAATGGCTGTGGATGGTGTATTGAAGCATGCGACTATGGTGCGATTATGATACACCCTGAAAAGAGAGTTGTGTTCACATGTGACCTTTGTGACGGCAAACCAAAATGTGTTGAATGGTGTCCAGAAGATGCTCTAGATATTGTGAGCACCGATACATTAGCACAGAAGGCTAGAATCTCAGCTGTTAGGAAACTATTTCAAGAAACGACGAAGCGTTAA
- a CDS encoding NTPase: protein MKHILLLTGRPGVGKTTIIFNVAEALRARGFTVGGMISREVREGGVRVGFKIYDIRGSREGWLAHFERKSGPRIGKYGVCLDDLERIGVQAIFEAVKTADVIVIDEIGPMELYSNRFRNAVSAAMESGKILVGTIHYRVSDPFVADIRRRRDVKIIEVDEENRVNLVGEIMDEVLNYLQPKDSS, encoded by the coding sequence TTGAAGCACATCCTTCTCTTAACTGGTAGGCCGGGTGTAGGTAAGACGACTATTATCTTTAATGTTGCCGAAGCCCTAAGGGCTAGAGGATTTACTGTTGGGGGCATGATTAGCCGTGAAGTCCGTGAAGGCGGAGTTAGAGTCGGGTTTAAGATCTACGACATTAGAGGCTCAAGAGAGGGGTGGCTTGCCCATTTCGAGCGGAAGTCTGGTCCCAGGATTGGCAAGTATGGGGTCTGCCTTGATGATCTTGAGAGGATCGGCGTGCAGGCAATCTTTGAGGCGGTTAAGACTGCAGACGTAATTGTGATCGATGAAATAGGGCCTATGGAGCTTTACTCTAATCGGTTCAGGAACGCTGTATCAGCGGCTATGGAGAGCGGGAAGATTCTCGTTGGAACCATCCATTATAGAGTATCCGATCCATTTGTTGCGGATATCAGAAGACGGAGAGATGTTAAGATAATTGAGGTTGACGAAGAGAACAGGGTAAATCTAGTAGGCGAAATCATGGATGAAGTTCTGAATTACCTACAGCCTAAGGATTCTAGTTAG
- the pyrI gene encoding aspartate carbamoyltransferase regulatory subunit: MSRRTLRVSKIKNGTVIDHITKGHALDVVKILGINGHSCKVVSIAMNVPSGKLGIKDIVKIEGRELNPEEVDRIALIAPHATINIIRNYRVVEKQSVKLPQVLCGIVKCTKPSCISNSRHEPVKPIFYVEKDEPLRLRCHYCGNILEKEDVLQQF, encoded by the coding sequence ATGTCTAGAAGGACATTAAGGGTTTCTAAGATAAAGAATGGCACCGTCATCGATCATATAACGAAGGGGCATGCTCTCGACGTAGTAAAGATCCTGGGAATTAATGGGCACTCATGCAAGGTTGTATCGATAGCGATGAATGTTCCTAGTGGGAAACTAGGCATTAAGGACATTGTCAAGATTGAGGGACGCGAATTGAATCCTGAAGAGGTTGACAGGATCGCTTTGATAGCGCCTCATGCAACCATAAACATCATCAGGAACTATAGGGTCGTAGAGAAACAGTCTGTGAAGCTCCCCCAAGTTTTATGCGGGATCGTCAAATGTACCAAGCCATCATGCATATCGAATAGTAGGCACGAGCCTGTCAAACCCATCTTCTACGTTGAGAAAGATGAACCGTTGAGGTTAAGGTGCCACTACTGCGGCAACATACTCGAGAAAGAGGATGTTCTCCAACAGTTCTAG
- the lpdA gene encoding dihydrolipoyl dehydrogenase, which translates to MSGSAGNPIFDVAVIGAGIGGYVAAIRAAQLQRSVALIEREKVGGTCLNWGCIPTKTMLSIINLFETAKNFGDLGLRMEGIDLGKAAERKDAVVNRLSSGVHYLIKKNSIKLIEGKGTIKSRDTIQVSTSNGKEETIRAKNIVIATGSNDARPPEFRVDEKSVLTSRSALSIRECPESLAVIGGSIIGIEMAVIFNGLGSKVKIIESAASILPSFDREIGAAYQRILRRKGIDVVTGSKVAAVTIRPDSGVRLMVTSNGSSTEVEVEKALISMGRRPSTENLGLENVGLQMREGFILVDRHMRTNVPNIYAVGDVTGGKMLAHAALAGGVVAAENIAGLNSVFDPKIMPSCVYCKPEIASVGLSEEEAKSQGYDVAVGRFPMLANGRALSLGESEGFAKIVCDRKTGEILGVHLIGPNVTEVIGEASLAIKLECTVEELGSLIHAHPTVSETLMEAARAAVNKAIHA; encoded by the coding sequence ATGTCAGGATCGGCTGGAAATCCCATATTTGACGTAGCAGTTATAGGTGCGGGTATAGGAGGGTATGTGGCCGCCATAAGAGCAGCACAGCTCCAGAGGAGCGTTGCTCTAATAGAGAGGGAGAAGGTTGGCGGAACCTGCCTGAATTGGGGATGCATACCTACTAAGACCATGCTCTCCATAATCAATCTGTTTGAGACAGCTAAGAATTTCGGCGATTTAGGGCTTAGGATGGAGGGTATAGATCTCGGCAAAGCTGCTGAGAGAAAGGATGCTGTGGTTAATAGGCTCTCAAGCGGCGTGCATTATCTGATAAAGAAGAATTCAATCAAACTCATTGAGGGCAAGGGAACTATAAAGTCAAGAGACACGATTCAAGTCTCAACCTCAAATGGAAAGGAGGAGACAATTAGAGCGAAGAATATAGTGATAGCCACGGGATCCAATGATGCCAGGCCGCCTGAGTTCAGGGTTGATGAGAAGTCAGTCTTAACAAGTCGATCAGCATTGAGTATTAGGGAATGTCCGGAAAGTCTCGCAGTGATAGGGGGAAGCATCATAGGCATCGAGATGGCCGTCATCTTCAACGGCTTAGGCTCCAAGGTTAAGATCATAGAGTCCGCAGCCTCTATATTACCCTCGTTCGATAGGGAGATAGGCGCGGCTTACCAAAGGATTCTGCGGAGGAAGGGAATAGATGTTGTAACAGGATCAAAGGTGGCGGCTGTGACCATTAGACCTGACTCCGGGGTTAGGCTGATGGTAACCTCTAACGGGTCGTCGACGGAGGTTGAGGTGGAGAAGGCATTGATCTCGATGGGAAGGAGGCCATCAACGGAGAATCTTGGTCTTGAAAATGTCGGCCTTCAAATGAGGGAGGGCTTCATATTAGTTGATAGGCATATGAGGACGAATGTGCCGAACATCTATGCGGTGGGAGACGTTACTGGAGGGAAGATGCTTGCTCATGCAGCTTTGGCAGGTGGAGTCGTCGCCGCTGAGAATATAGCTGGCTTAAACTCTGTCTTCGACCCTAAGATTATGCCTTCATGTGTTTACTGTAAACCTGAGATCGCCTCTGTCGGCCTTTCGGAGGAGGAGGCGAAGAGTCAGGGCTATGATGTCGCGGTTGGCAGGTTTCCGATGCTGGCCAATGGAAGAGCCCTATCGCTAGGCGAGTCTGAGGGCTTTGCGAAGATCGTATGCGATAGGAAGACAGGCGAGATCTTAGGCGTCCATCTGATAGGCCCAAATGTTACCGAAGTGATAGGTGAGGCTAGCTTAGCCATCAAGCTTGAATGTACGGTTGAAGAGCTGGGAAGCCTGATACATGCCCATCCAACTGTTAGTGAGACGTTAATGGAGGCTGCAAGGGCTGCGGTGAACAAGGCGATACATGCCTAA
- the pyrB gene encoding aspartate carbamoyltransferase, protein METKPNFVNRDIVSIKDFTREEIDYILEMAKTFEPLAEKGSDMLKGKIMATLFFEPSTRTRLSFQTAMYKLGGNVLGFDEPGVSSIHKGETLADTVRVVEKYSDVIVIRHPLEGAARYAAEYTTIPVINGGSGAEEHPTQALLDLYTIIKAKGKIDGLNVTIMGDLRYGRTVHSLAYALSLYDVTLNLVSPSLLKMRREVLESISDKIKVAEYEEIEEVLPETDVLYVTRIQKERFPDLAEYEKVKGSYAVDLKVLRAAKKDLIILHPLPRVDEITVEVDSTPFAKYFEQVRNGVIVRMALLALVLGAIKE, encoded by the coding sequence ATGGAGACTAAACCGAACTTTGTTAACAGAGACATAGTCTCAATAAAGGACTTCACACGTGAGGAGATCGACTACATTCTTGAAATGGCTAAGACATTTGAGCCTCTGGCGGAAAAGGGCTCAGACATGCTAAAGGGGAAAATAATGGCAACCCTATTCTTCGAGCCGAGCACACGAACTAGGCTAAGCTTTCAAACGGCAATGTATAAACTGGGGGGAAACGTCTTAGGGTTTGACGAACCCGGAGTCAGCTCTATCCACAAAGGAGAAACACTAGCCGACACTGTGAGGGTGGTAGAGAAATATTCAGACGTCATCGTTATAAGGCATCCTTTAGAGGGCGCGGCTAGATACGCTGCGGAGTATACAACGATCCCTGTTATAAATGGCGGTTCAGGCGCAGAGGAGCATCCAACTCAAGCGCTACTTGACCTTTACACGATCATAAAGGCTAAGGGGAAGATTGACGGCCTGAACGTGACGATCATGGGGGACCTACGATATGGAAGAACAGTTCACTCCCTTGCTTACGCTCTCTCATTATACGATGTGACGCTGAATCTTGTCTCGCCAAGCCTACTGAAGATGAGGCGTGAAGTCCTGGAAAGCATAAGTGACAAGATAAAAGTGGCAGAGTACGAGGAGATTGAAGAAGTCCTGCCGGAGACAGATGTCCTCTACGTTACACGGATCCAGAAGGAGAGGTTCCCGGATCTTGCAGAGTATGAGAAGGTTAAAGGTTCATATGCCGTTGACCTTAAGGTTCTTAGAGCCGCGAAAAAGGACTTAATAATATTGCACCCGCTTCCAAGGGTTGATGAGATTACAGTCGAAGTAGACTCAACACCATTCGCGAAATATTTTGAGCAGGTGAGAAACGGCGTCATCGTCAGAATGGCTTTGCTTGCACTTGTCCTCGGAGCTATAAAGGAATAA
- the rnhB gene encoding ribonuclease HII, translating to MLIGGVDDAGRGAVIGPLVIAGVAIQESDLHKIVSLGVKDSKLLSPAKRSSLAAEIKRVVEAYSVVRLAPAEIDAVVEKGGRLYRLNRLEARAMARVIMELKPQIVYVDASDVYPERFRDHIAENIPFDVHIISEHKADRNYPIVSAASIIAKVDRDSIIAELRREYGDFGSGYAADPRTVRFLEDWVRTHGSFPEFVRKSWDTVKRIKGSYDPSQRRLI from the coding sequence ATGTTGATTGGCGGGGTTGACGATGCTGGGAGGGGCGCGGTTATCGGGCCTCTGGTCATTGCTGGTGTAGCTATTCAGGAGAGTGATCTCCACAAGATCGTTAGCTTAGGCGTAAAGGATTCGAAGCTTCTTTCGCCAGCTAAAAGGAGTTCTCTCGCGGCTGAGATCAAACGTGTCGTTGAAGCCTACAGTGTGGTCAGACTGGCGCCTGCCGAGATAGACGCTGTTGTTGAGAAAGGCGGTAGACTATACCGTCTTAATAGACTTGAGGCACGGGCCATGGCGAGGGTTATAATGGAACTCAAGCCCCAGATAGTCTACGTTGACGCCTCAGACGTTTATCCGGAGAGATTCAGGGATCATATAGCAGAGAATATTCCTTTTGATGTGCATATAATATCCGAGCATAAGGCAGATAGGAACTATCCAATCGTGTCCGCGGCATCCATCATTGCGAAGGTTGACCGTGACTCTATAATCGCCGAGTTGAGGAGGGAGTATGGCGACTTCGGTTCCGGCTACGCGGCTGATCCTAGAACTGTTAGGTTCCTTGAGGATTGGGTTAGGACCCATGGATCTTTTCCAGAGTTTGTGCGTAAGTCTTGGGATACGGTCAAGAGAATAAAGGGTTCCTATGACCCATCGCAGCGTAGACTAATCTAA
- a CDS encoding DEAD/DEAH box helicase, protein MAGDVFLLLHERVRSALKTFGISEPTEPQAEAIPAILRGENVLLVAPTASGKTEAALLPVFSKILLDDERRGISALYITPLRALNRDLFGRITKWADLLGFTVEVRHGDTTIKDRQRQAKKPPDILVTTPETLQAILPGKLMRNHLRTVKYVIVDEVHELASDKRGAQLSVGLERLAILTSREFQRIGLSATIGNPEEVAAFIAGSEGKIRTVTVSLPKSWSCFIEHPAPVEEDYELAEELKTTPEAAARIRRIGDLVKNHTSTLVFVNSRTNAEMLGHHLTRISPDIAVHHSSISREEREAIEDMFKRRMLKGLVCTSTMELGVDIGHVDLVIQYLSPRQVSALIQRVGRSGHRLDLTSRGVIITACPDDALESIAAIRLAVRKLVEPIKIHVNALDVLAHQIAGLLLDLSESRIDEVFNIVRRAYPYRGLPKDKFLEVVRYLAHLGLINVDGDVLRRRWRTRRYYYENLSMIPDERRYPIIDVVTDRKIGTLGEEFMALRARIGLSFICKGRVWRIVQIEDETGDVYVVPSDDPIAAIPGWDGEMIPVPFRLAQETGRLLEEIAEELKLATRVEEVIENLADKLSVDPHVICDAVGEVDEHIKRGMPLPTHRRIVIEAFDRFLIVHACFGDAVNLTLGCIFDSVLSDHELIVGWWNDSYRILIETPRGVEPFVLDRVSSLIFNLSDNDVKKAFEEYLEARFPFADRMKFVAERFGALPRGKILGPKRLAELPKRFKRTPIYDETLREAALERVDLESAVKVISSARSGDIAVEKIWVREAPSPLAYHILAKYSDLSEMMAPKHVLIKNVDRMRRAIEARVVQLFCISCGESSGRVRVRDIPERPICERCGSGLIACLKKGQDPTRLKGILSRRMSGEKLGDDDVKELSNARRSADLVLSYGRRAIVALQVLGVGPETASRILGKMWVDENEFYIDLLRAKIRFLRTREYWED, encoded by the coding sequence TTGGCCGGGGACGTCTTTCTCCTTCTACATGAGAGAGTAAGGTCGGCTCTTAAAACCTTCGGGATATCCGAGCCTACTGAGCCACAGGCAGAGGCAATCCCCGCGATACTGCGCGGCGAAAATGTCTTACTGGTCGCCCCCACAGCAAGCGGCAAGACAGAGGCTGCCCTGCTCCCAGTATTCTCAAAGATCCTTTTAGATGATGAAAGAAGGGGGATCTCCGCCCTTTATATAACTCCGCTTAGGGCTCTAAACAGGGATCTGTTTGGAAGAATAACCAAGTGGGCTGATCTATTAGGATTCACGGTTGAAGTCAGACATGGAGACACAACGATCAAAGATCGCCAGAGGCAAGCTAAGAAGCCGCCTGACATCTTAGTAACAACCCCTGAGACATTACAGGCTATTCTGCCCGGAAAACTGATGAGGAATCATCTGAGAACCGTGAAATATGTGATCGTGGACGAGGTTCACGAGCTGGCTAGTGATAAGAGGGGAGCCCAACTTTCAGTCGGCTTGGAAAGGCTTGCCATCCTAACTAGCCGAGAGTTCCAGCGGATCGGGCTTTCAGCCACTATCGGCAACCCTGAGGAGGTAGCGGCGTTCATCGCAGGATCTGAGGGTAAAATCAGAACGGTAACAGTCTCGCTTCCAAAGAGCTGGAGCTGCTTCATAGAGCATCCTGCCCCCGTTGAGGAGGATTATGAGCTCGCTGAAGAGCTGAAGACTACGCCTGAAGCGGCGGCGCGAATTAGAAGGATTGGAGATCTAGTGAAGAACCATACGTCTACTCTGGTCTTCGTTAACAGCAGAACCAATGCTGAGATGCTTGGCCACCATCTGACCCGTATATCCCCGGACATTGCAGTTCACCATAGCTCTATCTCAAGGGAAGAGAGGGAGGCGATCGAAGATATGTTTAAGAGGCGAATGTTGAAGGGCCTTGTCTGCACAAGCACGATGGAGCTCGGCGTAGACATTGGCCATGTTGACCTGGTAATACAGTACCTGTCGCCTAGGCAGGTTTCTGCTCTTATCCAGAGGGTGGGAAGGAGTGGGCATAGGCTGGATTTGACGTCGAGAGGCGTGATCATTACGGCATGTCCAGACGATGCCCTGGAGTCGATAGCTGCCATCCGACTTGCCGTGAGAAAACTCGTGGAGCCAATAAAAATCCATGTAAATGCGCTTGACGTCTTAGCCCATCAGATTGCTGGGCTCCTCCTAGATCTAAGCGAGAGTAGGATTGATGAGGTATTCAACATTGTTAGGCGTGCATATCCATATAGGGGGTTGCCAAAGGATAAATTTCTTGAAGTTGTAAGATATCTTGCCCATTTAGGCCTGATAAACGTGGATGGAGATGTTTTGAGGAGGAGATGGAGGACTAGGCGCTACTACTACGAGAACCTCTCGATGATACCTGATGAAAGAAGATACCCGATTATCGATGTAGTGACGGATAGGAAGATAGGGACCTTGGGCGAAGAGTTTATGGCTTTGAGGGCTAGAATAGGCTTAAGCTTCATATGTAAAGGCAGGGTCTGGCGGATAGTTCAGATAGAGGATGAGACCGGCGATGTTTATGTCGTCCCCTCAGATGATCCTATAGCGGCGATACCCGGATGGGACGGCGAGATGATTCCTGTGCCTTTCCGGTTGGCGCAGGAGACAGGTAGACTCTTGGAAGAAATTGCTGAGGAGCTTAAGCTGGCCACACGTGTTGAAGAGGTGATTGAGAATCTAGCCGATAAGCTTTCGGTTGACCCCCATGTTATATGTGACGCTGTGGGAGAGGTTGATGAGCATATAAAACGTGGTATGCCGCTTCCCACCCATAGACGTATAGTTATAGAGGCATTCGACCGGTTTCTGATAGTTCACGCATGCTTTGGAGACGCTGTCAATCTGACTTTAGGATGCATATTCGACTCGGTCCTCTCGGATCATGAATTGATTGTAGGTTGGTGGAACGACTCCTATAGGATCTTAATTGAGACGCCGCGAGGAGTTGAACCATTCGTACTTGATAGGGTCTCATCCCTAATCTTTAATCTGTCGGATAATGATGTCAAAAAAGCTTTCGAGGAGTATCTGGAAGCCCGGTTCCCCTTTGCTGATAGGATGAAGTTTGTCGCTGAAAGGTTTGGGGCGCTACCGAGGGGTAAGATTCTCGGCCCGAAAAGGCTTGCTGAACTCCCTAAAAGGTTCAAACGGACCCCGATCTATGATGAAACGCTTAGAGAGGCAGCATTGGAGAGGGTGGATCTCGAGTCCGCAGTGAAGGTTATCTCCTCTGCAAGGTCTGGTGACATAGCGGTTGAGAAAATATGGGTGAGGGAGGCACCTTCACCGCTCGCCTACCACATCCTAGCTAAGTACTCCGATCTCTCTGAGATGATGGCTCCCAAGCATGTTCTCATCAAGAATGTTGATAGGATGAGACGTGCGATCGAGGCGCGCGTGGTCCAGCTGTTCTGCATCTCCTGCGGGGAATCGTCGGGCAGGGTTAGGGTGAGAGATATCCCGGAAAGGCCTATCTGCGAAAGATGCGGCTCAGGGTTGATAGCCTGCCTCAAGAAGGGGCAGGATCCGACGCGGCTCAAGGGCATCCTTTCTCGAAGGATGAGCGGGGAGAAACTCGGCGATGATGATGTTAAGGAGCTGAGCAATGCGAGGAGATCCGCTGATCTCGTTCTCAGTTATGGAAGGAGGGCCATAGTTGCACTTCAGGTTTTAGGCGTCGGCCCAGAGACTGCGTCAAGGATCCTGGGAAAAATGTGGGTTGACGAGAATGAATTCTACATAGATCTGCTTAGGGCGAAGATACGGTTTTTGAGGACCAGAGAATACTGGGAAGACTAG